The nucleotide sequence TTGATATACCTTTACAAAAACATGATACTTATGCTTCTGTACTACCTAAAATATTAGACAGTTTTAAGCAAGATTGGTTAAATGATGTTAATCGTGAATCTGCTAGAAATGGAAATGGTCGTAATAAACTGAGATTATATAGAACGTTCAAACACACTTATGAAACTGAAGGCTCTTTTAGCACTATTTTGTAATATGTCATACAGGGGAGATATTGTAAAATTCCGCAGTGGAACTGCGCCAATGGGTATTGAGTTAGGAAGATACAATGGTTGGCCAGTTGAGCAAAGAGTCTGTTTTCATTGCCCAGATACTATTGAAAATGAGACGCATGTGTTGTTACATTGTTCTCTATATAAAACTATTAGATTTGATTTGTTACAAAAGGCAGAGGAATTAGATGCACCTTGTTTAACCTTATCTGATACTGATAAAGTAGGATTATTATTATCTTATTCAGACATAGCTTTTTATAGTGTCAAAACCTGCTTCAACATACTGAATAAAAGAAAATAGTGTAAATACTTGAAAACCAACAAATTTGATGTTAgacatattttagttttaaatttCAAGATATATGTTTTAGTGCATATATGACAATTGTTTTACTAGTGAAATTGTTTTAGCTCCATCCTAAAGTTCCCTTGTTAATCAAATTGTGTTTAGATCTGATCAAACACTTTCCATTATTGTACACCCATTTTGAGAATGTGTTTTAACATCCCTTCTATCTTTTCTTTAATTACCCGATTTACAAGGATTCTTTAGATCTTATTGGTATTATCTGTATTTTAAGTATAGTATATGGATCTTGATTATCTTATTGTGTTTCTTGGTTAGTCATGTTAACATTGAAAGTCTCTTGTAAATCTTTTAAGATTGGAAATGTACTGTACTTTAAACTGTGTTATGTATGTGATTATATATTGTGTACATTGATGAGactataattaataaattaataaatacaaaaatgtacaataatatatatttatcgtTGCTTTCGAGCCAATAAAGACATCAATATATAAAAGACTAGTAGTATGTAAGTTTTGATGTGTGgaaataaaaaaagattgtatgagctaatataattataatgataatgcgAAAACTACCGGTATTTGGAGGATAACATAATCGGACTAAACGATTGCAATATCAGCCAATTTTGTCCCAATACATTACTTTATGTTGCATGTTTTTGGTAATATAAAACGACAATTTTACAAATCGTCTACAGAAAAAAATGAGCGAGTATTTTGTaagataccccccccccccccaaaaaaaaaaataatcagattttttaaaacctgaaataaatCTCCGAACTACTTTTTGCGTCGTGTCTTAGATGCATTGTTAACCTAGAATGGTGTCAGCGttcatatattataatttttaaacatCATGACGTAAAGTCCAGATTATCATAAAACAGTTTTCATGCAAGCCTAATATATATTTCTCGCTCGTTAGGAATCGCCCGATTATTTGTACATATATCTGAAATATTTTAATCTGCCAGTCGCACAACCGCGTCAATAACAGTCGTATGCTTTCTCACATAACGTTAAAATTCACTGATAACAACTACATAAAAAATGCCGCCTGGATTGAACGGACGTGTCTGTATATGCGTCTGCCTGGTTTTAACATGCCTTCACTCAGCTTTGGTGTCCGCAATATGTGTATTCCAGGAGACCAATGAAATAATTTTTACGCCTTGTAGTTGGAGCCAATGGATGTCATGGAATTGCAGCCGGTGTTACAACCCAGGCCCGACCCTCGGACCGAAGTTTGTGTTCCGTAACCGCGGCCTCTGTTGCCTGGATACCAAAGATCTAGACGCTTGTCTCAGTAGCTGTAACTTTACCAGAGCCGACGGTGAAGATCAAGCACCATGTTTGCCGCATTGCTCGAACACATCACATCAATCAAGTACTGGTGCAGTAACCATACTCTCTACGGGACCGTCTACGCTTCCTAGTACAATCCCAATAGCCAACCTATCGACCGAACCATCGCAACCTGACCCGACAGCAAAGCCACAGATGCCGAATCACGGAAATACGAGCCTTGGTTCCGGACATTACAACGGACTTGCCGCCGAGATTGAGACCTCCTCGAATAGAGGGGCCTCTTGCTCTTTTGGGCAATGGAGCCGTATCGAATATTTACCTGATACACCgggtatgttttttttgttattttaatagtAAATTCACACACATATTAAGTGCCCGTGTTTACCTTAACTACGTTGGAAATGGTACAAGTAAAATTGGGCGAAAAATGCGTTATTTTCACTCAAATATAGAATATTATCTCTCTTTGTAAACCAACAAAAATGAGGAAAAAAACTACAATTTAACtatacaacaatattttaataaggtaaaataagttaataacagaTACAAACTTGTGAAtttgtgcaaaaataaaatgcgttATTTTCAC is from Dreissena polymorpha isolate Duluth1 chromosome 14, UMN_Dpol_1.0, whole genome shotgun sequence and encodes:
- the LOC127858205 gene encoding uncharacterized protein LOC127858205, whose protein sequence is MPPGLNGRVCICVCLVLTCLHSALVSAICVFQETNEIIFTPCSWSQWMSWNCSRCYNPGPTLGPKFVFRNRGLCCLDTKDLDACLSSCNFTRADGEDQAPCLPHCSNTSHQSSTGAVTILSTGPSTLPSTIPIANLSTEPSQPDPTAKPQMPNHGNTSLGSGHYNGLAAEIETSSNRGASCSFGQWSRIEYLPDTPVSVCRTFEILTTFVILAFLYAIFMTSYHLYMRHLKAEHKIDNSADDNHAPGPAKRTFLMMKDRVQGMWASVAKTPQIQPEISLEDA